The Accipiter gentilis chromosome 8, bAccGen1.1, whole genome shotgun sequence genomic sequence TATATGTATCCAAGGGCTACTGGAAAGCACTTTACCACTTGATTCCCTACTTGTAGAATTTTACAAAGATTAAGCCTCTCTGACCGATTTACCTAAATGACTGCATCTCTGTGATGAAACACACCAGACAAAATGGGATCAAGTGATAAAAATAGCATAGCTGCCTACCTACCCGTCACCACATATGACTACATCACTATCATTCAAAAGGATTCTGTAATTTGATGACATCTGCTGATGAAGAACCTAGACAAGACAGTGTCAATGCCAGCAATcagagaaaagcattttgaaaagtttgCAGTTGAGTGGTCAAAGGATATAACCTGTTATACAGCAGTTCAGTTTGACTTACAGTTTAACAACGCTCTGGTTTCAGTGCCTACTCCACATTCCCCAAAATGTCATCTATGACCAGCACTTCACACCATCTCCCAAACAGACGCTTCAGAACCCTTGCGCCTTGTTGTTTGACCTCTGAGTCGATTTCCTGTACAAATTTGAAGTTCAAGTCTTGAACTTGCACTCTCACAGCAGATCTGGTACACTGCATTTGTGGTACGCAGTACGCGCACGTGCATAAGTCTCCACGTCCCTTAACACAGGTCCGGGAAAAAGGCAGGCGTAAGCTGCTGCCACCAGAACAATTAATAAAGCCAGTTCCTAGCAGCCCTCTTTCCGGAGGTCATCTCAGGGCCACAAAGAACTTTGGATAAGATGAATTATTTTCCTTGATGTTCTCctgtttcacaattttttttcagccacTCTTGTCACATCCTATAACGGATGAAAATAGGTactgtgaaaggggaaaaaaccaatgtGTCCCACAAAGATGAGAGCCAAAAGAAGGTCACTGCTACCCCAGAAAGATTACCTTTGCCCTTATTCTACTTGCCGAGTATCCCGAGTTGTCTCAGAAAACTGAGTTACAAAATCATCTGTGCTGTCCCCAAGTCTCTAACATAACTCTCCATGACCTCCAGAGGCTGTAGGTTGAACATGCCTGGCATAGTGGAAAGACCACCGATAAGTTGatcaaatattaaagaaaataaaattatcaaagGTAAATAAATCCAGTTTCAGTTGTTGTTTAACTCCAAGAACTGATTTTACATGCTTGCTCTTCAACTGTTTTTAGGCGTAGCCGGTTGAAACAAAGACAgctaaaatgttaaataatttgCATACTGTTAGACATGTAAATTCTCTTTCATAAAAGCGTCATAAAAACATAACTTCATAGAACAATAGAACCATAATAAAATTCAGTTATGAGAACAAATATGGTTAAACACTTTCACATGCTTGAATTAACCATATTGTTTATAGCTCCTAATATGTTgatatcaatattcttattttatgtCTTTCTAAGTGAACATGCTTCAACATTACAGCACCTGTAACTTCTCCCATTccttttaatataatttctgcCATTTATTATAACTAGCATATATCTCTGTAGTAATCACAAAATTGAGGTTATTAAAAGAGATAGTTTAttaatttccaggaaaaaatatctgtttactGCCCTGATTATACGTAGATTACTCTTGACAGttcaatatagaaaaaaaaaaatttgaaaactgtAATGCTTCCAGTGAATTAACTGGAAAATAACACATCAAAATAACTGTTATGTTCACAGAATGTGGCCCTTTTTCCCTCAAGGTAATATATTAAGTTATATGAAAGAAAACACCTTTGATGCCAGTCTCTCAAGTatcaattaaatttaaaaaacaaactcttTCAAGTCCAGAGTTTATTTTACATGTATATTTTGCACCACATTACTGAACTTGAAAACTTTTGGTAACAGTTTGTATGTGCAtggatgttttcagatgtttccaAACATGTTCATTTAATTAAACAGGTGTTAATCAGGACTCCTACTGCTATTCAAAAGCTAAAACGCAGTGCACTCTCTTAATGAGACACACGTATGTGTCCCAAGTATGACATAACCCCAAGTATGACATAACCCCACTGAAAGATAAATTTTCAGAGTATCACAAATAAAAGTCCATTATTAAAAGGAAATGgatacatttaaataatttgaacTACCAATAGCTGTTGTTCTGAATTCCTGGCTGGCCTAGCCACAGTatagaaaatggttttaaattcAAGGCATTGGGGAGTGGTGGGGCggtgttgcttttcttttgttttaaaggaaataagtAAACCGACTATCTTCGCAGGAGTATGGAAAAGAATAAACAGCGGTCACACTGTTCAGGTTTAAATTATTTGGGTGAGAAATGAATCAAAAAACCcttgtaacaacaacaaaagtgatCCACCCAAGGATCCCAAACATTAAAGCAGAGCTCGAAAAGGCACGCCACCCTCCCTGTGGGAGAGGAGCTCCAAGGTTCAGGGTCTTTCCTGCAGAATCCTCTCTCTCCTGCTGAGGGGTGAAATCCTCCTCCTCATTCCTACGGACTGAGTCCTTTTACCGGTGTACCCGCGCCTATGGCTACGCTACTCACGCACCTCCCAAATATTAAGCACAGTCATGACACCCCAACAGCCGAAGGCGGCATTAACCCCgtgttacaaagaaaaaacacccaaacaacaaGGTGACGTGACCCAAGTCAGACAGTCCCGACCAGACGACgagcccccatccctccctgcagcccagccccCGGCCCTCAGACCCCCGGCCCCGCATTAACCCCCGCAGCTCAGAGCCAGGAGGGTttttgcagcgcggggagggaaaGAATTCAGAAAGCCTCGGTGTTCCCCTTCCCCCGGGGGACAGCCCTCGGGGTCTCCGTGAGGGGAGGGAGCCAGCGCCTTTTGTGCCCCCACAGAAACGGCCGGAGCCCGCCCAGGGGAGGCTCAGCCCCGGGGAGGCTCAGCCCCGGCCCGACGGCGGGGGAAACTAAGCCGGGGGCTGCTGgtcccccccgtccccacccGGGGCCTGTTTCCCGCCGCGCACCGACCCTCTCCCCTCCGCGGGCCGAGCCACCCCCCGATCGCGGGGAGAGGCAGGGCCTATGCCCCAGCGCCGACCCGGCCCCGGATGCACCCGCCTgcgggaggaggagaaggaggagaaggaggggaccCGCACCGGGAAGGGCCCGCTCCCCCTTCCCCGATCGGCGCTCAACCACCGGCGCCAAatggccgcccccccccccccccaaccccgcaaCTAGGGTCCGgccgccggcgggccgggccgggccggttaCCTGCTGGCTGAGGGGGATGAGCGCCGCCATCTTCCTCCCGTGATTCGGgcagcggccggggcggggggaaaggcggagcgagcggcggcggcgggagacCGCCCGGCCGCGCCTGGCACCGCGGGGCCCCGctgggcctggcctcggccggcggacgggcgggcggggggccggggcctTGCTGGGCCGCCGTGAAGCTTTGAGGAGACGCGTTTGACCCCGGGAACAAAGCGACGGGGCTTTATCTGTGCCCGGCAGGTCGTTCCCGAGCCCGATGAGCTGGTCCCGCTGTCCCGCCCCTGGTTCCCGCAGTCTCTCTGCTCCCAGGCAGGGCTCTTCTCCTCCAGCGAAGCTGGCGGTGACCTACCTAAAATTACGGACAAAGTAGGTCTAGGGAAGGCTGCAGCTGCCCGGTGGAATATTCTTGCAGGTAACCCGAGTCAAACTACCGATCGACGTTTTAGCTGGATGACCGACTTTCTCCTGGAAAAACCTAGTTATTTTACTTCATTACATGAAACCTTGTCAAAACAGACCTCGTGAAATTAAGCTTCCTCTGGTCTGTGATCAAATATTCAGCGTCAAATAGAACAAAGTTAACAAATCCCTGACTGCAAGGTATAAAATACTGAAGAGCGGCCTGAACGAGGCTAGATCATTGTGGCCATGTAAAAGCTAAATCAACAGGAATGTGTTTAGGAAAAAAGGTAAAGGGCGACTGTCATTCCAGTGTGTTACAATAGCTTTCAAAGTTCTTTACCCCACAGCATCATTGGAATTGTTCTACAGGGGTCAGCACTCAGACAAGCGGAAGCGAAGGAATTTGACCTCAAGTTGCCGCACAGGCTAGAAACTGGCCTGTCTGAAGTCAGGGCTTCCACAGATCCTCCCCATCTCCTTACCACACAAACCCTGCTCAGCCAGTGTCAGGGTAGCTGAAAGGTAAATGCAAAACCATTGGCTTTGGAGATCTGGCTTCAGTTTTTGCTAAATTTATAGCATTAagtttgagggggggggggggggggaaggaaatgaaTAAGAGCAGAAAGGCCTGAGAAGCGATGAAGGAAGTGACTTAACAAGTTACATGAGCGAGTTACAAGACCGGTCAGACAAAAATAGACACATCTTTCAGTTTCAAATTCCAACCcctccacaagaaaaaaaaaagtatattttaagacAGCTTCTAAGCACTGTTATGTGTTCGTTTCAGAtttttgaagggggaaaaaattgtaTGAATACATTTAAACTTCTAAGGACAGATCTGTGGACAGACTGTCTGTCTATAGTCACTCAGGTCCCACACTGAGACTGAGAGCTAGAACGTTCCATCAACAGATAAGCAATGGCAGAACAGCCAAGAGCAGCCACGGTGTGTTCGCGGCAGCTATGCAGCTGCAGTAATCCCTGAAACTCTGACAGGTGCACAATTACTACAGAAGCTTAGCAAAGCTTATCTCCTCCTTAGTCTGGAGTATGTTGTGAAACATGCTTCACCCATTTGACACGCTGACCCctttaatgaaatataaaaagattATTATGATACTTCCTCCACAAAAATGAGCAtgaattttacatttaatattaAACCATGAAAGTATAGAACACTTTCAAAACCTAGTACTTTATTACAggtgttttaatacattttaggAGGGCTAAGATACagttaataaaaaaacaacctttCTATAGAGAATTTAACTATGTtatggtatttttattaaaaataaccgAAAATGGTCACAAAATTTAAcattgacttttttaaaaaatcctgttttaataCAACTGTTTCACTGCAGATTCCAACAAGCTGTTAACAACCAAAATCTctatagaaagtaaaaaaaaagtgaatttttttcaaataacaatTAAAGCTCTTCCTTCTCAACAGTGTTTCTCACTGCTCTAACCTttccagattctttttttctctctagcttTTTCTTAAACCGTTGCtccaagtatttttcttctgtaaccctttctctctcctgctcttcCTCAGTCTGCTTTATGTTCATTTCCTtttcaggaccctgaatttttaTGCACCAAGAAGTTCTTGATCAGATTAGACAGAGGATTTTTAAAATGGGGTAATAAAGAACCAAAAGAGGCACAGGAGTTTCATGCTACCTTCGTTTCTCCCCATGTTTCATCTCCAAAGTCTTCTGCATAAACCTCATCATCCGTAATCAAGAAGTTGTCAAAAATTGTGCCAGCTCTCACCTTTAAAGGAatagggaggagggggggggaacacaacagaatgcctctttgttttcttaagacctttcatctctttttttaacaatatGTTTGTATCATGTATTCAATATAGAGTAATCATGTCAAGAACCccattagatttttttcccagaatttgATGAAGAATTCTCTCTTTTTGGACAACTGTTTTCAAGAATGTAAAGGACTTCTTTTAACTTTAGGTACTTCACTGCTCTTCTACAAAGTTTTAAGTCTCATCACTGGCTAGTCAAGAAACCTGAGAGAGAGGAAGATCTGAGAGGCACCCAGGAGGGCAGTTTTCTCCTCATTAATCTTTGGGTAAGTCAGGAGTAACTGAGCTGCCTGAAACCTCAGTTACGCACCTCACATCAGGTAGAGTAAGTCATACTTTACAATAGTTACACAAATTAATGTAGGCCCCTCACTTACCTGTAGATGATTACGATCCAAACAATAACTACAACAGAAGATCAGTGCGTCTTACAGATTTTTCAATTTTGTACACATATTTACATAACAGCAAGTTAAAGACATAGGTCTCTAAGATCCCAAAACAATAGATAATGTTGATATGGAAAAGTTGCTATATACTCAGTGAGAgaaaatttctttattttccagtaaagGCATCTTACCTGCCAGATATCTAGTCCAATGATGCTAATATTTTCATAGCTATAGATGCTGGAGTCTGGTGAGTAATTTGGATTGTCAATCTGTGGATGAGGCCAAACTCCTCTATAATTTGGGTTATCAATCTGCCTTGGTTTCCATTCCCCCTAGGATAAATGACATGTTCTGAATACAGTCAGGCACAGAAAAGTTGCTTAAAGTGTTATCCATAACTAGGATTGGAAGATTATTTATACTCTGTATACAAGATTATTTATACTCTGTATAGAGGATTCTTGACCATAGGATAATGCCATTCTCCATTCGCAGCATCATCCCAGCCTTCAGGTTTCTCAGCACTAGTGTCCATAATGTATTCAGGTTCATCCCAATCCTTTAAAAAGACACAGGAAGATTAAGAAAGCAAAACTAGTGCAGAATTCAACTATATCAAACGTGTGTTCGGTAGAAATTAAATCCAGTAACGGAGAATAAGGAGAGAAAATTACCTCAGGTTTAATGTCATTTGGGTCATCAATTTGGATTCGATCATCCCAGTCAGCGGGTTTCCTCACTGTTGGATCATTAATTTTCCTTGGTGGCAAAAAATCTAAATCATCTTCTAAGTTGCCAGATGCAACCACTTCGTTATCAATTTTTACTTCATAAGTCTGATCTGGCCTTATAATCAAAGTATATAAGTGTGTATATCCGTCAACCTGggttttaaagaaagcaagtaaAATTTTTTAAGAACCTTAAATATAGCTCTTAGGAACGGCCTTGCACCAGAATTAAGATATTAATTTCTAATGGATTTTTCATAAGcagtagtaagaaaaaaaataattcccaaagTCTCctagaggggaaaaataatgacattttttcaCATGTATTTTCTAGTCCTCCCATCTGGGTCTCTGAACAAAACTGAATGTTGCAAGAAAACACAGTCTATATCTGATTGGCAAGAGGAAGCGTCACAAGATTGAAAATAGTATCAGATAAAGTAATGATTTTAGTTAATATCAAATACAAGCTATTTATATCCCAAATAGGTACAGCAAAGGCACATAAAAAGGCTTACTACATgggttaaaagcaaaaatattgaaaatacagCAATTTATGTCAGAAGAAAGTGTGCTCTCGCTAGGAAATGTGGAATTAAAGTTACAATTAAGAAACACAATGACATACATTTCTTAATAACATACAACACCCTTGCAACCTTGTTTCATCCTTTATCAGTATCAGGTATTATGAATGCAATCTTTAAATTACAAACGTATCATGAACTAAGAAATATCTAACATCCCAAATTAACATGACTTAAGATATGATGAAAAGTAGAACTTCTCAAAGGTGTTACATGTTTGGaatagttgtttgggtttggcgagtttttttttcttctcttcctaatATCCCTGTaacttgtttattttaaagtttttgtatCTTTGAAATGTATATTTACCTTGCATCTGATCAGTTTCTTGACTGGATGGGGTTTAttcttgtaatttaaaataacatgGACTTTCTTTGTCTCAGATCCACAAATATCTGGCCCTACAAAGAGATTATATGCTTTCTATCCTTAACTTCTTTGCAAAAAAGTACAGATTGTTTACCTTTTCCTTCTAATACTGCTGGACATCTCTCCCATTCCACGTATTTTGATGTATTCCATTTCTAATGGATGACGTGGCTTCTACTCAAAGTCTCTAAATCTACCTTAGAATTAGATTTTGTGTAGTTTGGGGTTTAGTCCTGCTACAGGTCTGTTACAGAActaaacccagaaaacaaaaatccaggcAAAATAAACATTATCTATGGCACAAGCTGAATAACTATATAATTATATTAGATACATAATGACAAATTTCACTTTGACATAGAAATATACAAACTTCACTAAGTCACTGGAAACTACATACAAGTATATAAGGGCAGAAAATGGCCTACAGACTATTGTTTCAgttaaaagtcttaaaaaaaataaatcctgctgAACAACTACTTTTATTCAAAGGTCACTCCAATAATTTTCAGTTATGTCCTTCAAATCAGCTCAGAATGTTTGCATAAACATGTATTTTGTTAATACATAGTTAGAGATCTCTCAAGCATGGAAGAACTCACTCCTTATAGTCACGACatccttatttttttaagacagccTTCCTTTATGTTTTTTCCA encodes the following:
- the CALR3 gene encoding calreticulin-3, translating into MLAGGARPRGRVRAVAAMAAAGLRGCGGRALTVVALRLALLLGATLGPAWATVYFQEQFLDGVNWQKRWINSEYKADLGKFKLAAGKFYGDPVRDKGLQTSENSKFYAISSRFKPFSNKGKTLVIQYTVKHEQKIDCGGGYIKIFSSDLDQKNLRGDSRYYIMFGPDICGSETKKVHVILNYKNKPHPVKKLIRCKVDGYTHLYTLIIRPDQTYEVKIDNEVVASGNLEDDLDFLPPRKINDPTVRKPADWDDRIQIDDPNDIKPEDWDEPEYIMDTSAEKPEGWDDAANGEWHYPMVKNPLYRGEWKPRQIDNPNYRGVWPHPQIDNPNYSPDSSIYSYENISIIGLDIWQVRAGTIFDNFLITDDEVYAEDFGDETWGETKGPEKEMNIKQTEEEQERERVTEEKYLEQRFKKKLERKKESGKVRAVRNTVEKEEL